The Chryseolinea soli genome contains a region encoding:
- a CDS encoding xylulokinase, with product MKKYLLGYDLGSSSIKASLIDAATGQSVASAQSPAEEMPMLAVHAGWAEQDPEMWWEHAQKSLQACLKKSGASGADIAAIGISYQMHGLVCVDKDQKVLRPSIIWCDSRAVDIGRNAFQSLGADYSLKHLLNSPGNFTASKLKWVKDNEPAIFERIYKVMLPGDYLAMKLTGDVVTTASGLSEGMFWDYAAGAPSEKLLSLYGIPASMLATQVPTFSIHGKVTKAMSQVLGLKEGTPVSYRAGDQPNNAFSLNVLNAGETAATAGTSGVIYSVTDKNAFDPKSRVNTFIHVNDNKPVKSNGVLLCINGTGILNSWLRKQARGSGSLYEYDQINKIAAEAPIGADGLSVLPFGNGAERVLEDKNLDASFHGLNFNRHGQSHVFRAAQEGIVFALKYGFDVLQGMGLNTKVIRAGHANMFLSPLFREAFVNTIGAPLELYDTDGAKGAALGAGVGAGVYGSFEEAFRGLKIIRTEQPSATLAGQYKDAYQTWLAHLQKALS from the coding sequence ATGAAGAAATACCTGTTGGGGTATGACCTGGGCAGTTCCTCCATCAAAGCATCGCTGATTGATGCGGCCACCGGCCAATCCGTTGCCTCGGCGCAGTCGCCGGCCGAAGAAATGCCCATGCTGGCCGTACACGCCGGCTGGGCGGAGCAGGATCCGGAGATGTGGTGGGAACATGCGCAGAAAAGCCTCCAGGCTTGCTTGAAGAAATCCGGTGCCAGCGGTGCAGACATCGCCGCCATCGGCATCTCGTATCAAATGCACGGGCTGGTGTGTGTGGACAAAGACCAAAAGGTGCTTCGCCCTTCCATCATCTGGTGCGATAGCCGTGCCGTTGACATTGGCCGCAACGCCTTTCAAAGCCTGGGCGCTGACTACTCCTTAAAGCATTTGTTGAACTCCCCGGGAAACTTCACTGCCTCTAAACTCAAATGGGTAAAAGACAATGAGCCTGCCATTTTTGAACGCATCTATAAAGTGATGCTTCCCGGCGATTACCTCGCCATGAAACTCACGGGCGACGTTGTCACCACAGCATCCGGTTTGTCCGAAGGCATGTTTTGGGATTATGCTGCGGGAGCACCCTCCGAGAAATTGCTCTCCCTCTACGGCATCCCCGCGTCGATGCTGGCCACGCAGGTACCCACCTTTTCTATCCACGGCAAAGTGACAAAAGCTATGTCGCAAGTGTTGGGTCTGAAGGAAGGAACTCCCGTGAGCTACCGCGCTGGTGATCAGCCCAATAATGCTTTCTCCTTAAATGTCTTAAACGCCGGCGAGACGGCTGCCACGGCGGGAACCTCCGGGGTCATTTATAGTGTCACCGATAAAAATGCCTTCGATCCCAAGTCGCGGGTCAATACGTTCATTCACGTGAACGACAATAAACCCGTGAAAAGCAACGGAGTATTGTTGTGCATCAACGGTACGGGTATCCTCAACAGCTGGCTGCGCAAGCAGGCGCGCGGGAGTGGGTCGCTCTATGAATATGACCAGATCAACAAGATCGCGGCAGAAGCACCCATCGGTGCCGATGGGCTTTCCGTCCTCCCGTTTGGCAACGGCGCCGAGCGCGTGTTGGAAGACAAGAACCTCGATGCGTCGTTCCATGGACTGAACTTCAACCGTCACGGTCAATCCCACGTGTTTCGCGCGGCGCAGGAAGGCATTGTGTTTGCCCTCAAGTACGGCTTTGATGTTTTGCAGGGCATGGGGCTGAATACAAAAGTGATCCGCGCGGGCCATGCCAACATGTTCTTAAGTCCACTGTTCCGCGAAGCGTTTGTCAACACCATCGGCGCGCCGCTGGAACTGTACGATACCGACGGTGCAAAGGGCGCAGCGCTCGGCGCAGGGGTGGGAGCAGGCGTGTATGGCTCTTTCGAAGAAGCCTTCCGCGGCTTGAAGATCATCCGCACCGAACAGCCGTCGGCCACGCTGGCGGGTCAATATAAAGATGCTTATCAAACCTGGCTGGCGCACTTGCAAAAAGCGCTTTCCTGA
- a CDS encoding NUDIX hydrolase: protein MTTLPFPDTIIDALSIDCLIFGFKKSELDILLVQHGEGISKGKWALPGGWIKYNESTDGAATRILNDLTGVSNIYLEQLRAFGDVHRYPTKRVITIAYYALVKPENYTLHAGFTAADAQWFKISEVPEMPYDHKIILDEGLAYLKHKVRHEPIGFNLLPKKFTLLQLQELYEAILDKKLDKPNFRRKLMRMNLLEPCKEKQTDVSHRAAGLYRFDKRAYNHLKEKGFMFEL from the coding sequence ATGACGACCCTACCCTTTCCCGATACCATTATAGATGCCCTCTCCATTGACTGCCTGATCTTTGGCTTTAAAAAAAGCGAGCTCGACATCCTGCTCGTCCAGCACGGTGAAGGCATCAGCAAGGGGAAATGGGCGCTCCCCGGCGGCTGGATCAAATACAATGAAAGCACCGACGGCGCCGCCACGCGGATCCTCAACGACCTCACCGGCGTGTCCAATATCTACCTGGAGCAACTGCGCGCCTTTGGCGACGTGCACCGCTACCCTACCAAGCGCGTGATCACCATTGCTTATTATGCGCTGGTAAAGCCCGAGAACTACACCCTGCACGCCGGTTTCACGGCGGCTGATGCGCAGTGGTTCAAGATCAGTGAAGTGCCGGAAATGCCTTATGATCACAAGATTATCCTCGACGAAGGTCTGGCGTACCTGAAACATAAAGTGCGGCATGAACCCATCGGATTCAATCTTCTCCCCAAGAAATTCACGCTGCTGCAATTGCAGGAGCTTTATGAAGCCATCCTGGACAAGAAGCTGGACAAACCCAATTTCCGACGCAAGCTGATGCGGATGAATCTGTTGGAGCCGTGTAAGGAGAAACAGACGGATGTATCGCATCGGGCGGCGGGGCTTTATCGGTTTGATAAGAGAGCGTACAACCACTTGAAAGAGAAGGGTTTTATGTTTGAGTTGTGA
- a CDS encoding MFS transporter, with amino-acid sequence MEQKNINRTSLFWASCMSLLVTSLSFGIRAGILNRLGVEFSLNAQQLGTIAATAFWGFPLAVVIGGFVVDIIGMKRLLVIAFLFHLLGIGLTVFANGYWSLFLSTLLIGIANGTVEAACNPLVATIYSENKTTKLNHFHLWFPGGIVIGTLIVMLFDRMGLGWQVQVATMFLPTLVYGYMFLKLDFPVTERVASGVSTGDMYKAVLTPLFIFMFICMFGTAITELFTNQWVGLLLSKATSNSLLLLTITTGIMVIGRGFAEPIVHRFSPAGVLLASAILAALGLYLMSTVTGNMLLVAALLFGIGVCYFWPTMLGFVSENIPKSGAVGMNLMGGAGMFAVSVYTAFMGGVYDNIISKNLPSGADLKAYQAAGAGSTEATAFANAQLVAGPEVIRTTLVIPIVLVVAFIGLVIYMRGRKAQAPATA; translated from the coding sequence ATGGAACAGAAGAATATTAACCGCACCAGCCTGTTTTGGGCAAGTTGTATGTCGCTACTGGTGACATCGCTTTCTTTCGGGATCCGGGCCGGTATCTTAAACAGACTCGGGGTAGAATTCAGTCTTAATGCCCAACAATTGGGTACGATCGCCGCAACGGCTTTCTGGGGATTCCCGCTGGCCGTTGTTATCGGTGGTTTCGTTGTAGACATCATTGGCATGAAACGCCTGCTCGTTATTGCCTTCCTGTTTCACCTTCTGGGTATCGGACTCACGGTATTTGCGAACGGCTACTGGTCCTTGTTCCTTTCCACTCTTTTGATCGGTATTGCCAACGGTACTGTTGAAGCTGCTTGTAATCCGCTAGTGGCCACCATTTACTCCGAAAACAAGACCACGAAATTGAATCACTTCCACCTCTGGTTTCCAGGAGGTATCGTGATCGGTACGCTTATCGTTATGCTGTTCGACAGAATGGGATTGGGATGGCAAGTACAGGTGGCGACGATGTTTCTTCCCACCTTGGTGTATGGCTATATGTTCCTGAAACTGGATTTCCCCGTTACCGAACGCGTAGCATCGGGTGTTTCCACGGGCGACATGTATAAGGCGGTCCTCACTCCTCTTTTCATCTTCATGTTCATCTGTATGTTTGGAACGGCCATTACTGAATTGTTCACCAACCAATGGGTAGGGTTGCTGCTTTCGAAGGCAACGAGCAATTCATTGTTGCTCCTTACCATCACTACCGGCATCATGGTTATCGGCCGTGGTTTTGCAGAGCCTATCGTTCACCGGTTTTCACCTGCTGGCGTACTGTTGGCGTCGGCTATCCTGGCAGCGCTAGGTCTCTACTTAATGAGTACAGTAACCGGAAACATGTTGCTAGTGGCAGCATTGCTTTTTGGAATTGGGGTTTGTTATTTCTGGCCCACCATGCTGGGATTTGTGTCCGAAAATATCCCTAAATCGGGTGCCGTAGGAATGAACCTGATGGGAGGCGCCGGCATGTTTGCCGTGTCCGTTTATACGGCTTTTATGGGTGGTGTTTATGACAACATTATTTCCAAGAATCTCCCTTCCGGTGCCGATCTCAAAGCGTATCAGGCTGCCGGTGCAGGAAGCACGGAGGCGACGGCCTTTGCCAACGCGCAGTTGGTCGCCGGGCCGGAAGTTATCCGTACCACGCTGGTAATTCCTATTGTTCTGGTGGTTGCCTTTATCGGATTGGTGATCTATATGCGCGGTCGAAAAGCGCAGGCACCTGCAACTGCCTAA
- a CDS encoding GDSL-type esterase/lipase family protein — MRKLIVILLLLSSTAMAQKLIITEKVKFLALGDSYTIGESVPVSERWPVQLIDAVTLKGLDCFEPKIIATTGWRTDDLKNAIAAAKLTNDYTLVSLLIGVNNYYQGKTVESYAPEFEELLNTAIRLAGGKKSHVFVVSIPDYGYTPFGKDKQATISVGVDAFNAVNKSISQKLGVPYYNITEISRRGLVDPDLVAPDGLHPSGLMYSLWVQLILQDATLVHSGTDEGDSGNDPVTGVADEQYGVNIYPNPFEKTIIIENLPPAQNALRVELLNDQGAAVTLDETLAPKGGRLELDTRRLNAGLYHYRIQGSAGFLLQGKLIKV; from the coding sequence ATGCGTAAACTTATCGTGATATTGCTGCTGCTTTCTTCGACGGCTATGGCTCAGAAACTGATCATTACGGAAAAGGTAAAATTCCTCGCCCTGGGCGATTCTTATACCATTGGCGAGAGTGTGCCGGTAAGTGAACGCTGGCCGGTCCAGTTGATCGATGCCGTTACGTTGAAAGGCCTTGATTGTTTTGAGCCGAAGATCATTGCCACCACGGGTTGGCGCACGGATGATTTAAAAAACGCTATCGCGGCCGCGAAGCTCACCAACGACTACACGCTCGTGTCGTTGCTGATCGGCGTGAACAACTATTACCAGGGGAAAACGGTGGAGAGTTATGCGCCGGAGTTTGAAGAATTGTTGAACACGGCGATCCGGTTGGCGGGTGGTAAAAAGTCGCACGTGTTTGTGGTTTCCATTCCCGACTATGGGTATACACCTTTTGGAAAAGACAAGCAGGCGACGATCAGTGTGGGCGTCGACGCATTCAATGCCGTGAATAAATCCATTTCGCAAAAGCTTGGCGTTCCCTACTACAACATCACAGAAATATCCCGAAGGGGTCTGGTGGATCCCGACCTCGTTGCCCCGGATGGTTTGCATCCTTCCGGTCTCATGTACTCGCTGTGGGTGCAGTTGATCTTGCAAGATGCCACGCTGGTACATTCCGGTACCGATGAAGGAGACAGTGGCAACGATCCGGTGACGGGCGTTGCCGATGAACAATATGGTGTGAACATCTACCCCAATCCCTTTGAGAAGACTATCATCATCGAGAACCTCCCTCCTGCACAAAATGCCCTACGGGTGGAGTTGCTGAACGACCAGGGCGCGGCGGTGACACTGGACGAAACCCTCGCGCCAAAAGGGGGACGCCTTGAACTGGATACCCGGCGGTTAAATGCGGGATTGTATCATTATCGCATTCAAGGTTCGGCTGGCTTTTTATTGCAGGGAAAATTAATCAAGGTTTAA
- a CDS encoding arginine deiminase family protein: MAQKSMHVTSEIGTLRKLLVHSPDSSLGKVVPSKAQDWLFEDIVHLDTIRKKEYDYYTRILLYFLDPEKIAGKLKQIDAPENHRKFYKPDDDGFHRSEKVIELQWLLADILKDHTIKLKLVASVCAIEFCSYETQSKLFALDHVELSKVLISGTLLDGRMLFAPIPNFIFTRDIGVVVNDHILLNRPAKKARTREALLTKYIFFNHPLFTSFENKIIEIEDTSHHFLMPKESDDKKVTLEGGDVMMVSTNHLLVGVSERTTVEAAHQVVNLLFERKLVDKVTVVRIPKKRDYMHIDTVFTQVKRNMWVMLGNFSRKSIKKEDADPVERILESKKKDDPIKIVQFNRHDIDRPVYFETLEDLLINISEVDLKSPEKTAFIYSGNSEFPYDVREQWTDSCNVLVLKEGVVLGYDRNDKTTEAFTAQGFNVVHVHDLLNDLEAGKVRVEDLKDTVILMPSAELSRARGGFHCMSLPLLRDEIN; this comes from the coding sequence ATGGCCCAAAAATCAATGCACGTCACCTCCGAGATTGGAACCCTGAGAAAGCTTTTGGTGCATAGTCCCGATAGCAGTTTGGGGAAAGTGGTGCCTTCCAAAGCACAGGACTGGTTGTTTGAAGACATCGTGCACCTGGACACCATCCGCAAAAAAGAATACGACTATTACACACGCATCCTGCTCTACTTCCTCGATCCCGAAAAGATCGCCGGCAAGCTCAAACAGATCGACGCTCCCGAGAACCATCGCAAATTCTATAAACCCGACGACGACGGCTTTCACCGTTCCGAAAAGGTGATCGAGCTGCAATGGCTGCTGGCCGACATCCTGAAAGACCACACCATCAAATTGAAATTGGTGGCGTCGGTTTGCGCCATCGAGTTTTGCTCTTATGAAACCCAAAGCAAACTCTTCGCCTTAGATCACGTGGAGCTTTCCAAGGTGCTCATCAGCGGCACGCTGTTGGATGGACGCATGCTCTTCGCCCCGATTCCCAATTTCATTTTTACGCGCGATATCGGTGTGGTGGTCAACGATCATATTTTACTAAACCGCCCCGCAAAAAAAGCCAGGACGCGCGAAGCGTTGCTCACCAAATATATTTTCTTTAACCACCCCCTGTTTACCTCCTTCGAAAACAAGATCATCGAAATCGAAGACACGTCGCATCACTTCCTGATGCCAAAGGAAAGCGACGACAAGAAGGTGACCCTGGAAGGTGGCGATGTGATGATGGTGAGCACCAATCATTTGCTGGTGGGCGTGAGCGAACGCACCACGGTAGAAGCCGCACACCAGGTGGTGAACCTCCTGTTCGAACGCAAACTGGTCGACAAAGTGACCGTGGTGCGCATTCCCAAAAAGCGCGACTACATGCACATCGATACCGTGTTCACCCAAGTGAAGCGAAACATGTGGGTGATGCTGGGCAACTTCTCGCGAAAGAGCATCAAGAAGGAAGATGCCGACCCGGTGGAGCGCATTTTAGAAAGCAAGAAGAAAGACGATCCGATCAAGATCGTGCAATTCAACCGCCACGATATTGACCGTCCCGTATATTTTGAGACCCTCGAAGACTTGCTGATCAACATCAGCGAAGTGGACCTGAAGAGCCCGGAGAAGACCGCGTTTATTTATTCCGGCAACAGCGAGTTCCCCTATGACGTCCGCGAACAATGGACGGATTCCTGTAATGTGCTGGTGTTGAAAGAAGGTGTTGTGCTGGGCTATGATCGAAACGACAAGACCACGGAAGCGTTCACGGCGCAAGGTTTTAACGTCGTACACGTACACGACCTATTGAATGACCTGGAGGCCGGCAAGGTGCGCGTGGAAGATCTGAAAGATACCGTCATCCTGATGCCATCGGCTGAACTGTCGCGTGCGCGCGGAGGTTTTCATTGTATGAGCCTGCCCTTGCTGCGGGATGAAATCAACTAA
- the ctlX gene encoding citrulline utilization hydrolase CtlX → MSRQTTSHLLMIRPVQFAFNAQTAVNNAFQSTQDTNAQELALKEFDNFVGLLRKKGVDVTVVNDTPAPHTPDSIFPNNWISFHDDGSIVLYPMYAANRRQERKPHVLETLEKHFSIKQRIDLSAYENNNVFLEGTGSMVLDRENKIAYACLSQRTDAKVLNDFCARLGYTAQAFTATDANGFPIYHTNVMMCVADRYVIICLDSIPDAAERKTTVTCITKTNKAIIAITLDQMNHFAGNMLQVNNANGDTFLIMSSQAYKALSSEQVETIEKYNPILHSSLDTIERNGGGSARCMMAEVFLPERAV, encoded by the coding sequence ATGAGCCGCCAAACTACCTCCCATTTATTGATGATCCGTCCCGTGCAGTTTGCTTTCAATGCGCAGACGGCGGTGAACAATGCATTCCAGTCCACTCAAGACACAAACGCTCAGGAGCTCGCGCTGAAAGAGTTCGATAATTTTGTCGGCTTGCTTCGAAAAAAAGGCGTGGACGTGACGGTGGTGAACGATACGCCGGCGCCACACACACCCGATTCTATTTTCCCCAACAACTGGATCTCGTTTCACGACGATGGCAGTATCGTGCTCTATCCCATGTATGCCGCCAACCGCCGCCAAGAACGAAAGCCCCATGTGCTGGAGACACTGGAAAAACATTTCAGCATAAAGCAGCGCATTGACCTTTCCGCGTACGAAAACAACAACGTCTTTTTGGAAGGCACGGGAAGCATGGTCTTGGACCGTGAGAACAAAATAGCCTATGCGTGCTTATCGCAGCGAACCGACGCCAAAGTATTGAACGATTTTTGCGCACGACTGGGGTATACGGCCCAAGCCTTTACCGCCACCGACGCCAACGGCTTTCCCATCTATCACACCAACGTGATGATGTGCGTGGCCGACCGCTACGTCATCATTTGCCTCGACTCCATCCCCGATGCTGCGGAGCGAAAAACAACCGTCACCTGCATCACCAAAACAAACAAAGCGATCATTGCGATCACCCTGGACCAGATGAATCATTTCGCCGGCAATATGCTGCAGGTGAACAATGCGAACGGCGATACATTCCTGATCATGTCATCGCAGGCCTATAAAGCGCTAAGTTCTGAGCAGGTGGAGACCATTGAAAAATACAATCCTATTCTTCACTCCAGTCTCGATACCATCGAAAGAAATGGCGGGGGAAGTGCCCGATGTATGATGGCAGAGGTGTTTTTGCCGGAACGCGCTGTTTAA
- a CDS encoding glycoside hydrolase family 65 protein, with translation MKEYLKHHEWQIIEEGLDPHYNKISESVFSLGNGHMGQRANFEEDYSGETLRGSYVAGVYYPDKTRVGWWKNGYPEYFAKVLNAPNWIGIRITIDNQKLDLAKCKVEDFRRVLDMKIGLLSRSFAATLADGKKVRVESKRFCSMAHGEIGAIRYSITPLNFSAKATLSIYVDADVVNKDSNYDEKFWEEVYKEAAEGKAIVTAQTKKTFFHVTTGMKYVVLEEGKKAAFDRVNMELREKYAGNVIQLDLHEGKEMVVYKYAAILSSENHAKDKMVAACEQVLTEATTKGFDALLEAHSKVWAHKWDECDITIEGDIAAQQGIRFNIFQLTQTYTGEDERLNIGPKGFTGEKYGGSTYWDTEAYCLPFYLGTAEQKVARNLLVYRHKHLQRAIENAGKLGFNKGAALYPMVTMNGEECHNEWEITFEEIHRNGAIAFAIYDYIRYTGDDAYLAEYGLDVLIGISRFWSQRITWSSDKNKFVMLGVTGPNEYENNVNNNWYTNTIATWTLQYTIDSLAQVKKTHGERYTAIAKANNFDEGETTRWKEIISKMHYPVDERRGVFLQQDGFLDKELLRVSDLRPEDRPINQKWSWDRILRSCFIKQADVLQGIFLFEERYDIETIRKNFDFYEPMTVHESSLSPCVHVILASRLGYKERAYEFYLRTSRLDLDDYNNDTEDGCHITSMAGTWMSVVKGFGGMTVKDGMLHFNPFTPDQWKSYSFRLEFRERVIKIKISKDNVETILESGAPLEICLHGKPVMLKR, from the coding sequence ATGAAGGAGTATCTCAAGCATCACGAATGGCAAATCATTGAAGAAGGTCTCGATCCGCATTACAATAAAATATCGGAAAGTGTTTTCAGCCTGGGCAACGGCCACATGGGCCAGCGCGCCAATTTTGAAGAAGACTACTCCGGCGAAACGCTGCGCGGAAGCTACGTGGCCGGCGTTTACTACCCAGACAAAACCCGTGTGGGCTGGTGGAAGAACGGTTACCCGGAATACTTCGCCAAAGTATTGAACGCACCCAACTGGATCGGTATCCGCATCACCATCGACAACCAAAAGCTCGACCTCGCCAAGTGCAAAGTGGAAGACTTCCGCCGCGTGCTCGACATGAAGATCGGACTGCTGTCGCGGAGCTTTGCCGCCACGCTTGCCGATGGCAAAAAAGTACGTGTCGAATCCAAACGCTTTTGCAGCATGGCGCACGGGGAGATCGGCGCCATCCGCTATTCCATCACGCCGCTAAATTTTTCAGCTAAGGCCACGCTCTCGATCTATGTGGACGCCGACGTGGTGAACAAAGATTCCAACTACGATGAAAAATTCTGGGAAGAGGTCTACAAAGAGGCCGCCGAAGGAAAGGCCATCGTGACCGCCCAGACCAAGAAAACATTTTTCCATGTGACCACCGGCATGAAGTATGTCGTCCTGGAGGAAGGCAAGAAAGCCGCGTTCGACCGGGTGAACATGGAATTGCGCGAAAAGTATGCAGGCAACGTGATCCAGTTGGATCTGCACGAAGGCAAGGAGATGGTCGTTTACAAATACGCCGCTATTTTGTCTTCCGAAAATCATGCAAAAGACAAAATGGTTGCAGCCTGCGAACAGGTGCTCACCGAGGCCACCACGAAAGGCTTCGATGCCTTGCTGGAAGCCCACAGCAAAGTGTGGGCCCACAAATGGGACGAGTGCGACATCACCATCGAAGGCGACATCGCCGCCCAGCAGGGGATCCGCTTCAATATTTTTCAGCTGACCCAAACCTACACGGGCGAAGACGAGCGCCTCAACATCGGCCCGAAAGGATTTACGGGTGAGAAATATGGCGGAAGCACCTACTGGGACACCGAAGCGTACTGTCTGCCGTTTTATCTCGGCACCGCCGAACAAAAAGTGGCCCGCAACCTGCTCGTCTATCGCCACAAACATCTGCAACGCGCCATCGAGAACGCGGGCAAACTGGGCTTCAACAAAGGGGCTGCACTGTATCCCATGGTGACCATGAACGGGGAGGAGTGCCACAACGAATGGGAGATCACCTTTGAAGAGATCCACCGCAACGGTGCGATAGCGTTTGCCATCTACGACTACATTCGCTACACGGGCGACGACGCTTACCTGGCTGAATATGGCCTCGATGTGCTCATCGGTATCTCGCGTTTCTGGTCGCAGCGCATCACCTGGTCGTCGGACAAGAACAAGTTTGTGATGCTGGGCGTTACCGGCCCCAACGAATACGAGAACAACGTAAACAACAACTGGTACACCAACACCATCGCCACCTGGACGTTGCAATACACGATCGATTCTTTGGCGCAGGTGAAGAAGACACACGGTGAGCGCTACACGGCGATCGCAAAGGCCAACAATTTTGACGAAGGGGAGACCACCCGTTGGAAAGAGATCATCTCCAAGATGCACTATCCGGTCGACGAGCGTCGCGGCGTGTTCCTGCAACAGGACGGCTTCCTTGACAAAGAATTGCTGCGCGTGAGCGACCTGAGACCGGAAGACCGCCCCATCAATCAGAAATGGTCGTGGGATCGCATCCTGCGTTCGTGTTTCATCAAACAAGCCGATGTGCTGCAAGGCATCTTTCTGTTCGAGGAGCGCTACGACATTGAGACCATCCGCAAGAATTTCGATTTCTACGAGCCGATGACCGTGCACGAATCATCGTTGTCGCCCTGCGTACACGTGATCCTTGCCTCACGGCTGGGCTATAAAGAACGCGCCTACGAATTCTATTTGCGCACGTCCCGCCTCGACCTGGACGATTATAACAACGACACCGAAGATGGATGCCACATCACCTCGATGGCCGGCACGTGGATGAGTGTGGTGAAAGGTTTCGGTGGCATGACCGTGAAAGATGGGATGCTTCACTTCAATCCGTTTACGCCGGATCAATGGAAGTCGTATTCGTTCCGGCTGGAATTTAGAGAGCGGGTCATCAAAATAAAGATCTCGAAAGATAACGTGGAAACGATCCTCGAATCCGGGGCGCCGTTGGAGATCTGTCTCCATGGCAAGCCGGTGATGTTGAAGCGTTAG
- the pgmB gene encoding beta-phosphoglucomutase — MILTKACIFDLDGVIVDTAHYHFLAWKRLADELGIRFTVEDNERLKGVSRMQSMEILLGLGNVALSQHDKETLANKKNTWFVDYVERMMPEEIYPGVKALLEQLRKQGIKTGLASSSKNAKTVIQRLHIESYFDVVVDGTMVVHSKPDPEIFLLAASKLGVDSKDCVVFEDAEAGVEAALAAGMKCVGVGSPVQLGKAQRVIEKTGQFKPAELEQL; from the coding sequence TTGATTTTGACGAAGGCTTGCATTTTTGACCTCGATGGTGTCATCGTAGACACCGCACACTATCACTTCCTGGCTTGGAAACGCCTTGCCGACGAACTCGGCATCCGGTTTACGGTGGAAGACAACGAACGGCTGAAGGGCGTCAGCCGGATGCAGTCCATGGAGATCTTGCTGGGCCTGGGCAACGTGGCCTTGAGCCAACACGATAAAGAAACGCTGGCGAATAAAAAGAACACCTGGTTCGTGGATTATGTGGAGCGCATGATGCCCGAAGAAATTTATCCCGGCGTGAAAGCGCTGCTCGAACAACTTCGCAAGCAGGGCATTAAAACCGGGCTGGCGTCGAGCAGTAAAAATGCGAAGACCGTGATACAACGCCTGCACATCGAGTCATACTTCGATGTGGTGGTGGATGGAACGATGGTCGTTCATTCGAAACCCGACCCCGAGATCTTTTTGCTGGCCGCCAGCAAACTCGGTGTGGACTCAAAAGATTGCGTGGTGTTCGAAGATGCCGAGGCCGGCGTGGAAGCGGCCCTGGCGGCGGGCATGAAGTGTGTGGGCGTGGGATCGCCCGTGCAGTTGGGGAAAGCCCAGCGTGTGATCGAGAAAACGGGGCAGTTCAAACCTGCGGAATTGGAACAACTTTAA
- a CDS encoding carbohydrate kinase family protein — protein MKRIAVLGPIPRDHIVTHQGDLIQKWGCVTHPVIALSTLAGDKIEIIPVCHVRQVDLDNVKEVFGGYEGINTKHLTTKNDQGDIISLKFIDMNNRIERQTGFMDPIVPADVKNLLNCKVFVFIPISDYEISLDTLKYLKENSKGTIIFDAHGPTTACLFNGERQRKFWIDRDHWLPYIDVLKMNLEEAHASWFRKEYETSDYYIESDEVNREELGKFAAHCLNMGVKCVYITVDSRGCLTYYKEKGKIVEQMVPAVPVDNVVDTTGCGDSFAGGVGFGLLQKPNDYVGAARYGNALGALRTQGKTFAVFKSLEDTNKLIQETYF, from the coding sequence ATGAAACGAATCGCCGTGCTTGGCCCCATACCCCGCGATCACATCGTGACGCACCAGGGCGACCTTATCCAGAAGTGGGGGTGCGTCACGCATCCCGTCATCGCCCTTTCAACGTTGGCCGGCGACAAGATCGAGATCATCCCCGTGTGTCACGTGCGCCAGGTGGACCTCGATAACGTGAAGGAAGTTTTCGGAGGTTATGAAGGTATCAATACGAAGCACCTCACCACCAAAAACGACCAGGGCGATATCATCAGCCTGAAGTTCATCGATATGAACAACCGCATCGAGCGGCAAACGGGCTTTATGGACCCCATCGTTCCGGCCGACGTGAAGAACCTGCTCAACTGCAAGGTGTTTGTGTTCATCCCCATCAGCGACTACGAGATCTCGCTCGACACCTTGAAATACCTGAAAGAGAATAGCAAAGGCACGATCATCTTCGACGCGCATGGCCCTACCACAGCCTGTCTGTTCAACGGCGAGCGTCAGCGCAAATTCTGGATCGATCGCGACCATTGGCTGCCCTATATCGACGTGTTGAAAATGAATCTCGAGGAAGCGCATGCGTCCTGGTTCAGAAAAGAATACGAGACCAGCGATTATTATATCGAAAGTGATGAAGTGAATCGCGAAGAACTTGGAAAGTTCGCCGCCCACTGCCTGAACATGGGCGTGAAGTGCGTCTACATCACGGTTGATTCGCGCGGCTGTCTGACCTACTACAAAGAGAAAGGAAAGATCGTAGAGCAAATGGTGCCTGCCGTGCCCGTAGACAACGTCGTGGACACCACGGGCTGTGGCGACTCTTTTGCCGGCGGCGTTGGGTTTGGGTTGCTCCAAAAGCCCAACGACTATGTGGGCGCGGCCCGCTATGGCAACGCGCTCGGGGCCTTGCGCACACAGGGGAAAACGTTTGCCGTATTTAAGTCGCTGGAAGACACCAATAAACTCATCCAGGAAACGTACTTTTAG